GGTAAAGCACCTAAGCTTTTTGAGGGAAGTGATAAGATAAGGCGCGATTTTGTATACATTAAAGATATCATAAATGCGAATTTGCTAGCTATCAATGCACCAAGCGGAATTTATAATGCAGCCACAGGCAAAGCTAGAAGCTTTCAAGATATAGCCGACATTTTGCAGCGAGAGCTTGGTGCTAATTTGGGAAGCGAATATATAAAAAATCCATACATAAACTCGTATCAATTTCATACAGAAGCCAATATTGAAACTACTAAAAAAGCCTTAAATTATGAGCCAAAGTGGAGCTTGGAAGAGGGTATAAAAGACTATATTCCTGAGATAAAAAGAATTTTCAAGGAAGAGCTAAATGCGTGAAGTTCGTGTTTTAGTCGTTGGCGATTTGATGCTGGATCACTATATCTGGGGTAGTTGCGATAGAATTTCTCCTGAAGCGCCCGTGCAGGTCGTAAAGATAAAAAATGAGACTAAAAGGCTTGGTGGGGCTGGAAACGTGGTGCTAAATTTACTATCTTTAGGTACTAAAGTAGGTGTAATTAGTGTAGTTGGTGCAGATGAAGTCGGCGAAGAGATTATAGAGATTTTAGAAAAATTTGGGGCAAAGGTTGAATTTATTAAACGTGAGAGTTCTCGAATAAGCTCTATAAAAAGTCGTGTAATGGCGACTCATCAGCAGGTTGTAAGAATCGATAAAGAGAGCGCTGAAGATATAGATTGTGAAGATGAGGTGATAGCTAAATTTAAAGAAAATTTGAAAAATTATGACGTAGTTTTGCTTTCTGATTATGGAAAAGGTGTTTTAACACCTAGAATTTGCAATGAACTTATAAATTTAGCAAATTTAGCCGGGATTTCGGTGCTTGCTGATCCAAAAGGGAAAAACTATTCAAAGTATAAAAATGCAACTTTAATAACTCCAAATAAAAAAGAGGCTAGTGAAGCTGTGGGCTTTGCGATAGATAGCGATGAGAGTCTTGAAAAAGCTATTAAAAAGCTAAAAGATGAGCTAAATTTAAAATATTCTGTTATCACTATTTCAGAAGAGGGAATAGCACTTTTAAAAGATGACAAAGCGGTTAAATTTCCTGCACTTGCCAAAGAGGTTTTTGATGTTACTGGAGCAGGAGATACGGTGCTTGCTACGCTTGGATATATGCTTGGACTAAATGACGATATACAAAAGGCTATCGAGACTGCAAATTTAGCCGCCGCTGTTGTAGTGGCCAAGGTTGGAAGTGCGACTGCAAGCTTTGAGGAGATAAATGAGCTTGTTAGAAGGCGCACCAGTGTTGGTTTTGAAAATAAGATAAAGAGCCTTGACGAGCTTAAGGAAGTTCTTGTAAATCGTGGTAAAAAGAGACTGGTTTTTACAAATGGTTGCTTTGATATCTTGCACAAAGGGCACGCCAAATATCTAGCCAAGGCAAGAGAATTTGGAGATATTTTAGTTGTAGGGCTAAATTCGGATCGCTCGGTAAGAGAGCTAAAAGGAGAGAGTCGTCCGATAAATAGTGAGGACGATAGAGCCTTTATTTTAGCTGCTCTTGGAGTGGTTGATTATGTAGTGATATTTGATGAGCTTACGCCTATTAATTTGATATCTGCGTTAAAGCCTGATATCTTAGTTAAGGGTGCTGATTACGAAGGCAAAGAAGTTGTGGGAAGCAATATAGTCTCTGATGTGAGGCTCGTTGAATTTGTAGAAGGAAAAAGCACGACTAATTTAGTAAATAGGATACAAAATGCAAATAGATAATATGATAAAAAGTGAGATGCAAGGACACAGAGCTACCATAGAGGCAACTTTTGCGATGCATGAAGATATTAAAAAAGCTTGCTTTATGGCAGTGGAGACCTTGAAAAATGGAGGTAAAGTCTTGCTTTGCGGAAATGGCGGAAGTGCAGGAGATGCACAGCATATAGCAGCCGAGCTAACAGGCAGGTATAAAACCGAAAGAAAGGCCTTGGCAGGTATTGCTCTAACGACTGATACCTCGGCTCTTACAGCCATAGGAAATGATTACGGATATGAGTTTGTATTTTCTCGTCAACTTGAAGCTTTGGGACGAAGCGGAGATCTATTGATAGCTATATCTACAAGCGGAAATAGCTCTAATGTAATAAGGGCGCTTGAGGTTGCAAAAGAGCTAAATATCCGCACAATAGGACTTAGTGGCAAAGGCGGTGGTGCTATGAATGAAAATTGTGAGTTAAATTTGGTTGTGCCATCAAGCGATACTCCAAGAATCCAAGAGATGCATATACTGATAGGACACATTATCTGCCAAGCAATTGATGACGCTTTTTAGAGTTTTAAAAGAGAGCGCCTGATTATTTTTGACTATATAGATGCTCTTTTTTCTAAAATTTCTTTAAAATTTTTCCTTATAGCCTCTATAATCATCTGTGGTTTTAGCTCTTTCATACATTCGTGCGTTCCAATTGGACAGACTCGTTTCATGCAAGGCGCACATTTTAGATTTAGATGCAAGATATGTGCTTTATCGTTATGCCAAGGACTGGTTTCTTTAAATTTTGTTGGTCCAAAAATAGCTATAGTGGGCACTTTATAAGCTGCCGCTATATGCATAGGACCGCTGTCGTTTGTTATGAAAATATCTATTCCGCCGATTTTTTCGCAAAGCTCTTTTATATCGGTTTTTCCGGCTAAATTTTCGCACTCTATATTTTCTTTGGTTAAAATTTCCTCAATTTTATTACAAATCTCGGCTTCGCTTTTTGATCCAAAAATCACTATTTCAAACTCACTGCTAAACTCTTTAGCAACCTCGGCAAAGTATTCAGGATACCATCTTTTTGCACTTCCATAGCTTGCGCCTGGATTTAGTCCTATACTCTTTTTTTCAAATTTAAAAGGCTCAAAATCTAATTTTAATTCATCGTGTATAATGTCTAAATTTAGTGATTGTTGTATGAAATTTTGATATTTTTTTACTTGATGAGTTATGTTTTTTGTCTTTTTAAATTTAAATTTTCGCTTCGCGCTTAAAAAAAACATTAAAAATCTACTTGTAAAACTACTTCTAAAGCTAATTGCAATATCAAATTTGCCTAGAGTTTTTGCGGTTTTAAAGATACTTAGAAAGCGACTTTTATTTTTTTTGCTGTCATCAATCAGTATTTGCTCGCAGTTCGGATGGTTTTTTATAAGTTCTGTTGCTGCAAACGAGCCAAAAAATGTAAATTTGGCCTTTGGAAATTTAAGCAATATGCTTTCTATTGCTGGAGTTGCCATAATGCAGTCACCTAGCCAAGTCGGAAGCTCAATGAAGATTCGCATTTATGATTTCCAAAGTTTTTTCTGCATTTTTTTCGATGCTGAAATTTTTAGCTAAATTGAAATTATCATTCTGAATACTGGTTAAAAATTCTTTTTCGTTTAGTAACTTTTCTAATAAATTTAAGATATTTTCATCATTTGCAGAGCTCATTACAAACTCTTTTTTTAAAATCTCACCGGCTCCGTTTTGAGCTGTAGTGATAACGGCATTTTTAAAGCTAAGCGCTTCTAAAACGACATTTGAAAATGGTTCATAATGGGTAGGAAAGATCAAGATATCGCTGATTTTATAAAATTTATCAACATCTTTTCTAGCTCCTAGAAATTTAACTCTATCTTCTAAATTTAGCGACTTTGCAAGAGAAATATAGCTGTTTAAATTTTTATCCTTGCCGATAATTATCGCTTGAAAATTTGATTTGATTTTAGAAAGAAGATTTAAAAGCTCTTTTGCACCTTTTCGCTTAAAGCCACTTCCTACAAATAGTATTATAGGTATTTTTTCATCCAATTTAAGCTCTTTGCAAAGCTCTTGTTTAGCATCTGTTTTATTAAAATCCTCTTGAAGTTTAACTCCGTTATATATAACTTCAATCTTGTTTTCGTTGATATTATAAACATCAATTATCTGCTGTTTAATAAAATTTGAGTTTGCGATTATCTTTTTTGAGTTTAAAAAACATCTTTTTTCAAGTGCAGGAATAACGAAATTTAGAGGATTTAAAAACCAAAATTTCTTGCTTTTCATATATACCTTATGCACCCCGTCTCCTGCACGGTAGATGTCTGCTGAGCTAACCCGCTCTAAAGAGAAGTAAAAATTATCATTTTTGCTTAATTTTACTTGAAGATTATATATCAAGGCTTTTATCCAAGAGCTTAAAAATTTAGGTGCATTAAGGTTTTTTATCTCACATTTTATGCCTTTATTTTCAAGCGTGTTAATCAGGCGCGAGAGATAAATTTCCGCCCCTCCGATTGCCTTTGAGCTCATTCTTAAAAATGTTATTTTTTTCATAAAAACATTCTATAAAAAAATTAATAAAAGATTGGTTATAATTGCGCCATTATGAAAATTTTATTAATCAGAAATGACAATATCGGCGATCTAATCTGTACTACTCCGGCTATTGAGGCGTTAAGGCATAAATTTGAGGATGCGAAAATCGATATAGTTGTAAATAGTCTAAATTCTTGCGTTGTGATTAAAAATCCATTTTTGAATAAAATTTATATCTATACGAAGCCAAAACATAAAAAGAGCTGGAAGGACAAAATTTGGGCATTTCTTGGAAAATGCAAGATTTTATTTCAAATTTACTGCCAAAATTATGATGTAGCAGTTATTTTTAGAAGCTCGTATTCACCGTCTGCCCCAATTTTTGCTAGAGTTTCAAGAGCTAAAAGAGTGATTGGAGTAGATCATAAATATCCTAAAAAATTTATAACCGATAAGATTAAATTTAATCACATACCTCATGAGGTTATGCTTTGCTTTGACTGCCTGGAGCCTCTTGGAGTCTATTATAATAACGAAAAAACTCTGTTTTTGCCAAAAAATGCGAACGATAAATTTAAAAATTTTGTATTTTTTCACATATCTAGCAGGATTAGCGAAAATCAGTTAAGTATAGGTAAGATAGAAGAAATTGCTAAATTTTTAAAGGAAAAATTTGCCGATGTGGTATTAAGTAGTGAAGATGTTGAATTTGGCGAAAGGGCTTCTAGACTCTCCAGAGTTGATTATCTGCAAACTTCAAGCATGGATGAGCTTGCAAACTACCTTTGTAAAGCCAAATTTTTAATAACACTAGATGGCGGAGTAGCGCATTTAGGTCCGGCTCTTGGTCTAAAAACATTTGTAATATTTGGTAAGACAAACTTGACTCGCTGGAAGCCATGGGGTGATGATGTGTATGTTTTGCAAGACGAGAGCGGCTTGGCTGAGAATGTAAAACTTGAAGATATTTATGAGATTATAAATTGATAAAAATTCTTGAACTTGAAAGTTCTCTTGGTTTTGGTGGACAAGAGCATCGCACACAGCGTGTTATCAATGGACTTGACAAGACAAAATTTAAAGTATTTTAAGGACTAAATAAGAACTCAAAGAGCTTTGAAAAAGAGATAGATTGCGAGTTTGTAAAGTTTAATCTAAAAAAGATATACAATATTTTTGAAATTTTTAAAATTTGCCGTTTTGTGAAAAAATCATATAGATATTATCTCTACTCACTCAGGAAAAGACGGAAATATCGGTGCAATAGTGGGTAAATTAACCGGGAAAAAGTAGTTCCCACCAGACACCTTCAAACCACTACAGGCTCGCCATTTAGTTATAATATCAGCACGGCCGTATCTAAAGCAACCAAGGATAGCCTTATAAGAAAGGGCGTCAAAGAGAGTTTAATAGATGTGGTCTATACCGGAGTTGATACAAATAGGTATAATCCAAGTTTAAAAAAAAGATATAAAAAAAGAGCTAAATTTGCCCTCAGACTGTGTCGTGGTAGGCATAGTTGCGGTACTAAGAGGAGCGAAAAATCATAAGCTTTTAATAGAGGCTTTTAACGAATTAAATTTTAAAAACTCGGCCCTAGTTATCGTGGGAGATGGACCTGGTGAGAATAATTTAAAGGCTATAACAAATGGTAAACAAAATATATTTATGCTTGGCAATAGAAGCGATGTAAGCGAAATTTTGCCTAGTTTTGATATATTTGTCCTGCCTTCAAAGATGGAGGCCTTAGGAACTGCTATTTTAGAAGCTAGTAGCTGCGCAGTTTCTTGCATAGGAAGTGATGCTGGCGGGATAATAGAGGCAATAAGAGATAAAAAAACTGGACTTATCTTTAAAAGTGAAGATAAAGAAAGTCTAAAAGAGGCCTTAAAGAGCTTGATAGAGGATAAGAATTTAATAGTTATGCTTGGTAAAAACGCAAGAGAGTATGTGGAGCAAAATTTCTCTATAGAAAAGACGGTAAAGGATACTGAAAAATTATATGAAAATTTATGAGAGAATTATTAAATTTATACTTAGCGAAAAAGGGATAAAAAAAGTGTTTTAGTAGATGAGCCATTTAAAACAGTATGTTTTTTAGCAATACTGCTATTGGCGATACTCTTTTTAGCACTCCGGTTTTTAGAGTCTTTAAACAAAATTTTCCAAATGTGAAAGTAGTAGCTCTTCTAAATCCATCTAATGCGGATCTGTTTAAAAATAATCCATTTTTGGACGAGATTGTACTATTTAACGGACGATGAAAAATTTCTTATCTGTTGCAAAAATTTTAAAAACAAAGCAGATAGATATAGCGTTTTTACTTCATTCAAATGAACCTCAAGCGACTCCGCTTGCAGTTTTAAGCGGAGCAAAATATATTTTTAAACTTCCTAATCTTAAAAACGATTTTAATAAATTTCACTCCAATCCGCCGACTCCATATAGAGAGCCTAGATATGTGGTGCTAAATAGGCTAGAACAGCTTAAATTTGTAGGTATTAATAGCTTTGATACTCGTATGGAGCTATTTTTACAAGATAG
This Campylobacter sp. RM16192 DNA region includes the following protein-coding sequences:
- the rfaE1 gene encoding D-glycero-beta-D-manno-heptose-7-phosphate kinase, which codes for MREVRVLVVGDLMLDHYIWGSCDRISPEAPVQVVKIKNETKRLGGAGNVVLNLLSLGTKVGVISVVGADEVGEEIIEILEKFGAKVEFIKRESSRISSIKSRVMATHQQVVRIDKESAEDIDCEDEVIAKFKENLKNYDVVLLSDYGKGVLTPRICNELINLANLAGISVLADPKGKNYSKYKNATLITPNKKEASEAVGFAIDSDESLEKAIKKLKDELNLKYSVITISEEGIALLKDDKAVKFPALAKEVFDVTGAGDTVLATLGYMLGLNDDIQKAIETANLAAAVVVAKVGSATASFEEINELVRRRTSVGFENKIKSLDELKEVLVNRGKKRLVFTNGCFDILHKGHAKYLAKAREFGDILVVGLNSDRSVRELKGESRPINSEDDRAFILAALGVVDYVVIFDELTPINLISALKPDILVKGADYEGKEVVGSNIVSDVRLVEFVEGKSTTNLVNRIQNANR
- the gmhA gene encoding D-sedoheptulose 7-phosphate isomerase, translated to MQIDNMIKSEMQGHRATIEATFAMHEDIKKACFMAVETLKNGGKVLLCGNGGSAGDAQHIAAELTGRYKTERKALAGIALTTDTSALTAIGNDYGYEFVFSRQLEALGRSGDLLIAISTSGNSSNVIRALEVAKELNIRTIGLSGKGGGAMNENCELNLVVPSSDTPRIQEMHILIGHIICQAIDDAF
- the waaF gene encoding lipopolysaccharide heptosyltransferase II, translating into MRIFIELPTWLGDCIMATPAIESILLKFPKAKFTFFGSFAATELIKNHPNCEQILIDDSKKNKSRFLSIFKTAKTLGKFDIAISFRSSFTSRFLMFFLSAKRKFKFKKTKNITHQVKKYQNFIQQSLNLDIIHDELKLDFEPFKFEKKSIGLNPGASYGSAKRWYPEYFAEVAKEFSSEFEIVIFGSKSEAEICNKIEEILTKENIECENLAGKTDIKELCEKIGGIDIFITNDSGPMHIAAAYKVPTIAIFGPTKFKETSPWHNDKAHILHLNLKCAPCMKRVCPIGTHECMKELKPQMIIEAIRKNFKEILEKRASI
- a CDS encoding glycosyltransferase, with the translated sequence MKKITFLRMSSKAIGGAEIYLSRLINTLENKGIKCEIKNLNAPKFLSSWIKALIYNLQVKLSKNDNFYFSLERVSSADIYRAGDGVHKVYMKSKKFWFLNPLNFVIPALEKRCFLNSKKIIANSNFIKQQIIDVYNINENKIEVIYNGVKLQEDFNKTDAKQELCKELKLDEKIPIILFVGSGFKRKGAKELLNLLSKIKSNFQAIIIGKDKNLNSYISLAKSLNLEDRVKFLGARKDVDKFYKISDILIFPTHYEPFSNVVLEALSFKNAVITTAQNGAGEILKKEFVMSSANDENILNLLEKLLNEKEFLTSIQNDNFNLAKNFSIEKNAEKTLEIINANLH
- a CDS encoding glycosyltransferase family 9 protein; this encodes MKILLIRNDNIGDLICTTPAIEALRHKFEDAKIDIVVNSLNSCVVIKNPFLNKIYIYTKPKHKKSWKDKIWAFLGKCKILFQIYCQNYDVAVIFRSSYSPSAPIFARVSRAKRVIGVDHKYPKKFITDKIKFNHIPHEVMLCFDCLEPLGVYYNNEKTLFLPKNANDKFKNFVFFHISSRISENQLSIGKIEEIAKFLKEKFADVVLSSEDVEFGERASRLSRVDYLQTSSMDELANYLCKAKFLITLDGGVAHLGPALGLKTFVIFGKTNLTRWKPWGDDVYVLQDESGLAENVKLEDIYEIIN
- a CDS encoding glycosyltransferase family 4 protein — its product is MVGIVAVLRGAKNHKLLIEAFNELNFKNSALVIVGDGPGENNLKAITNGKQNIFMLGNRSDVSEILPSFDIFVLPSKMEALGTAILEASSCAVSCIGSDAGGIIEAIRDKKTGLIFKSEDKESLKEALKSLIEDKNLIVMLGKNAREYVEQNFSIEKTVKDTEKLYENL
- a CDS encoding glycosyltransferase family 9 protein, with product MFFSNTAIGDTLFSTPVFRVFKQNFPNVKVVALLNPSNADLFKNNPFLDEIVLFNGR